In a genomic window of Acidobacteriota bacterium:
- a CDS encoding DinB family protein — MNLDTPSSKAEILATLSQISSTDFQFWLGFSPTDFVEPLEGGWSAADTVRHLEKSTKPVVKALHLPGLVLRATFGMAPNPSISYSELVARYREALKNGGTAGRFTPSEQETPENLETWQTEVIANCRTALADLSSVLEGWTEKKLDQYQLPHPLIGKLTVREMMLFTIYHFRHHQDIIARKVRNKG; from the coding sequence ATGAACCTGGACACCCCGTCCTCGAAAGCCGAAATTTTGGCCACACTCAGCCAGATCAGTTCGACTGACTTCCAATTCTGGCTTGGCTTTTCACCCACTGACTTTGTTGAACCACTTGAGGGCGGATGGTCGGCAGCCGACACGGTTCGCCACCTTGAAAAGTCCACGAAACCCGTGGTCAAAGCCCTGCATTTGCCGGGGCTTGTCTTACGGGCAACCTTCGGAATGGCCCCCAATCCATCAATTTCATATAGCGAACTTGTCGCCCGATACAGGGAAGCGTTGAAAAATGGCGGTACCGCCGGACGATTTACACCCTCAGAACAGGAAACACCTGAAAACCTCGAAACCTGGCAAACCGAAGTAATCGCAAATTGTCGTACCGCGCTTGCCGATTTGTCTTCGGTGCTGGAGGGCTGGACCGAGAAAAAGCTGGATCAATACCAGTTACCACATCCGCTGATCGGAAAGCTCACGGTTCGGGAAATGATGCTGTTTACCATTTATCACTTTCGTCATCATCAGGACATCATTGCCCGCAAAGTGCGGAACAAAGGCTGA
- a CDS encoding DUF3995 domain-containing protein: protein MIRVLACILILIFLFISGMHVFWAFGGRIGGMAAIPEINGKPSFSPTAGMTLLVAFAFVCAALLVAGTSGILKLPVPHAVLKWLTYLMALVFLARSIGEFRLVGFFKQIRGTPFAEMDTFFYSPLCLGIAIVAAIIGFTPRD, encoded by the coding sequence ATGATTCGAGTTCTTGCCTGCATACTGATTTTGATTTTTCTGTTTATCTCTGGCATGCACGTTTTTTGGGCCTTTGGCGGGCGCATCGGAGGCATGGCGGCCATTCCTGAGATCAATGGCAAGCCAAGCTTCTCCCCAACGGCGGGAATGACCCTGCTGGTTGCTTTCGCCTTTGTCTGTGCCGCGCTCCTGGTTGCAGGGACTTCCGGCATTCTGAAATTGCCCGTACCGCACGCCGTTCTAAAGTGGCTGACTTACCTGATGGCGCTTGTATTTCTGGCCCGGTCAATTGGTGAATTTCGACTGGTCGGCTTCTTCAAACAGATTCGAGGCACTCCGTTTGCCGAAATGGACACGTTCTTCTATTCCCCGCTCTGTTTGGGAATTGCCATTGTGGCAGCCATTATTGGGTTTACCCCGCGAGACTGA